A region of Deinococcus rubellus DNA encodes the following proteins:
- a CDS encoding TMEM175 family protein, whose protein sequence is MNKSRIEAFSDGVLAIIITIMVLELKAPEGHQLGDLLRNWPKFLAYVISFVYVGIYWNNHHHLFVTVKRISGAVMWANLHLLFWLSLLPVLTAWAGESHFAAVPMGVYALDLLLCGVAFALLQQAIIRADPGNTLLADAVEGGLREKLSTGAYIVAALLPLFGLPGVYLSGLLLIGVALMWIVPDRRIERVLADGGRHDRS, encoded by the coding sequence ATGAACAAGTCGAGAATAGAAGCCTTTTCAGACGGCGTGCTGGCCATCATCATCACCATCATGGTGCTGGAACTCAAAGCGCCGGAAGGCCATCAGCTCGGCGATCTCCTCCGAAACTGGCCCAAATTCCTGGCCTACGTGATCAGCTTCGTGTACGTGGGCATCTACTGGAATAACCACCACCACCTGTTCGTGACCGTCAAACGCATCAGCGGCGCGGTCATGTGGGCCAATCTACATCTGCTGTTCTGGCTCTCACTGCTGCCGGTGCTGACCGCCTGGGCAGGCGAGAGCCACTTTGCTGCCGTGCCTATGGGCGTCTATGCTCTAGACCTGCTGCTGTGCGGCGTGGCCTTCGCGCTGCTCCAGCAAGCGATTATCCGCGCCGACCCCGGCAACACGCTGCTGGCCGACGCGGTGGAGGGCGGCCTCAGGGAAAAGCTCTCGACGGGCGCGTACATCGTCGCGGCGTTGCTTCCTCTGTTCGGGCTGCCGGGGGTCTACCTCAGCGGACTCCTGCTGATCGGCGTCGCCCTGATGTGGATCGTGCCAGATCGGCGCATCGAGCGGGTCCTGGCCGATGGCGGGCGGCACGACCGGAGCTGA
- a CDS encoding putative quinol monooxygenase, protein MVISHGTLTFPAAHLGTARTMLSGLAAQTRSEPGCLSYLVSENLETPGAFIISEQWENMEAMQTHLSLPGVGEAVKQVTEMGVDDLTITAWEAGQATKIM, encoded by the coding sequence ATGGTCATCTCGCACGGTACCCTGACGTTTCCCGCCGCCCACCTCGGCACCGCCCGCACCATGCTGTCGGGCCTCGCCGCCCAGACCCGCAGCGAGCCGGGCTGCCTGAGCTACCTCGTTTCGGAGAATCTGGAAACGCCCGGCGCATTCATCATCAGCGAGCAGTGGGAAAACATGGAGGCCATGCAGACGCATTTGAGCCTGCCGGGTGTCGGTGAAGCGGTCAAACAGGTTACCGAGATGGGCGTGGACGACCTGACCATCACCGCCTGGGAAGCGGGGCAGGCCACCAAGATCATGTGA
- a CDS encoding HD domain-containing phosphohydrolase encodes MPVVVPARVDLYRSSGTPKPGVEAQALVLLAQSSEDVFRRCVSLALEITRATTSMVLLYRPALDVLEVVAASGHLAEEATGRRLRRGEALGWRVFDSGEVQTVGQAQDMAEAYFVSGCPQPGMYLGVPLRDPEGQVLGVLSADTTNSMERLDAADAQVLLLLGQAAGVAYSRWLALEHAQVTARQFERLATLTPELDRLTQPEEIARLALQALIDMSGFTSGAVFAIDLQGQATLTVLEGEEYEGPPSAAWLREPHPPAGLVAEVLRTGSPQLVPDYLSWSGARVRGIYTAVAAPLRSRGQVVGVIGLMHTRYRHKAPGEIMTLLGMVAARIDQALERAAGLDYLHQTREAALRALGRVLEGRDGDTFGHTDRVTTLALQLGEALGQSPEDLQHLRWGAYLHDIGKVAVGDDVLRKPGALTAAERRLMQRHVVVGDDMLRDEVFVPRAVREVVRHHHERWDGSGYPDQLAAQAIPLLARIFSVVDVYDALLSERPYKRAWPQSEALAELQRCAGSQFDPQIVEVFVNLEQPCPVCL; translated from the coding sequence GTGCCTGTCGTTGTGCCTGCTAGAGTAGATTTGTACCGCTCCTCGGGGACACCCAAACCAGGTGTGGAGGCGCAGGCGCTGGTACTGCTGGCCCAGTCTTCCGAGGACGTCTTCCGGCGCTGCGTCAGCCTGGCGCTGGAGATCACGCGGGCCACTACCTCGATGGTGTTACTGTACCGGCCCGCGCTGGACGTACTGGAAGTGGTTGCGGCCAGCGGCCATCTGGCCGAGGAGGCCACCGGGCGGCGGTTGAGGCGCGGCGAGGCGTTGGGCTGGCGGGTCTTTGACTCGGGCGAGGTACAGACCGTTGGGCAGGCGCAAGACATGGCCGAGGCGTATTTCGTCTCTGGCTGCCCCCAGCCCGGCATGTATCTGGGGGTACCACTGCGCGACCCGGAAGGTCAGGTGCTGGGCGTGTTGTCTGCCGACACCACCAACAGCATGGAGCGGCTGGACGCGGCAGACGCCCAGGTGCTGCTGCTGCTGGGACAGGCTGCAGGGGTGGCCTATAGTCGCTGGCTGGCGCTCGAACACGCCCAGGTCACGGCGCGGCAGTTCGAGCGCCTCGCCACCCTGACGCCGGAGCTGGACCGTCTGACCCAGCCCGAAGAGATTGCCCGGCTGGCTTTGCAAGCACTGATCGACATGAGTGGGTTTACGTCCGGAGCGGTGTTCGCCATAGATCTTCAAGGTCAGGCCACCCTGACGGTGCTGGAGGGCGAAGAGTATGAAGGCCCGCCCAGCGCTGCCTGGTTACGTGAGCCGCATCCACCGGCGGGCCTCGTGGCGGAGGTGTTGCGAACCGGCAGCCCGCAGCTGGTGCCCGATTACCTGAGCTGGAGCGGCGCACGTGTACGCGGCATTTATACCGCCGTCGCCGCGCCGCTGCGTTCACGTGGACAGGTCGTGGGCGTGATCGGACTGATGCATACCCGTTACCGTCACAAAGCCCCCGGCGAAATCATGACCCTGCTCGGGATGGTCGCGGCCCGCATCGATCAGGCGCTGGAACGCGCCGCTGGACTGGACTACCTGCATCAGACGCGTGAGGCGGCCTTGCGGGCGCTGGGCCGGGTGCTCGAAGGCCGCGACGGCGACACCTTCGGCCACACCGACCGCGTCACCACGCTGGCCCTGCAACTGGGCGAGGCTCTGGGGCAGTCGCCGGAAGACTTGCAGCATCTGCGCTGGGGCGCGTACCTGCACGACATCGGCAAGGTGGCGGTGGGTGACGACGTGTTGCGTAAACCCGGTGCGTTGACAGCGGCGGAGCGGCGGCTGATGCAGCGCCATGTGGTGGTCGGGGACGACATGCTCCGTGACGAGGTGTTTGTGCCGCGTGCAGTCAGGGAAGTGGTGCGCCATCACCATGAACGCTGGGACGGTTCGGGCTATCCAGACCAACTGGCGGCACAGGCCATTCCGCTGCTGGCCCGTATCTTCAGCGTGGTGGATGTTTACGACGCGCTGCTCAGTGAGCGGCCCTATAAGCGGGCCTGGCCCCAGTCGGAGGCCCTGGCCGAACTCCAGCGCTGCGCAGGCAGCCAGTTCGATCCTCAGATCGTGGAGGTCTTCGTGAACTTGGAGCAACCATGTCCTGTCTGCCTGTGA
- the sufD gene encoding Fe-S cluster assembly protein SufD, whose translation MTQSLSEHLAQHTGPDWLTAKRKQSFDLFDTLEVPHSGVEAWKYTQVVIDFGKLNPHPKREAVSNVSALPKSVQERLNSTDVGAFLVLDGPDVVYRTELPAELTDKGVIFTDLKSALEQYPDKVQQYLYSVVPAEVPDDTTIAAPGTTPSKSPDPSEGKFSAMAAALWTNGAFVYVPRGVEVALPLGSFRVMSEAGTFTATRTLVVAEENARVTFIDEQDSEDLPGTYAIGAVELVVKDGAQLRYVSIQNWGKGVTHIQRQRGDVGKDATLNSLVVTMGATLSRTEMQSYLRGQGSDSEMLALYFANEDQHFDHYTLQHHAAANAHSDLLYKGVSDDQSVGVFSGMIKVDLGAQKTDAYQKHRTLMLSSEAQNFSVPQLEINANDVRCSHGSTTGPVDQEQLFFLRSRGIREEQAEKMLVTAFLEDVLGRVPLQSVVKYIEGIIAKKVGAA comes from the coding sequence ATGACCCAATCTCTTAGCGAACACCTCGCCCAGCACACCGGCCCCGACTGGCTGACCGCCAAACGCAAACAGAGCTTCGATCTGTTCGACACCCTGGAAGTGCCGCACAGCGGCGTGGAAGCCTGGAAATACACCCAGGTCGTCATCGACTTCGGCAAACTGAACCCGCACCCCAAGCGGGAGGCCGTTAGTAACGTCTCAGCGCTGCCCAAGAGCGTGCAGGAACGCCTGAACAGCACCGACGTGGGCGCGTTTCTGGTGCTCGACGGCCCCGATGTGGTCTACCGCACCGAGTTGCCCGCCGAACTGACCGACAAAGGCGTCATCTTCACCGACCTCAAGTCGGCGCTGGAGCAGTACCCCGACAAGGTGCAGCAGTACCTCTACAGCGTGGTGCCTGCCGAGGTGCCGGACGACACCACCATTGCCGCGCCCGGCACCACGCCCAGCAAGTCGCCTGATCCCAGCGAGGGCAAGTTCAGCGCCATGGCGGCGGCCCTGTGGACCAACGGAGCTTTCGTGTACGTGCCGCGCGGCGTGGAAGTGGCCTTGCCCCTGGGGTCGTTCCGGGTCATGAGCGAGGCCGGCACCTTCACCGCCACCCGCACCCTGGTGGTGGCCGAGGAGAATGCCCGCGTCACCTTCATTGACGAGCAAGACAGCGAGGACCTGCCCGGCACCTACGCCATCGGCGCAGTCGAACTGGTGGTCAAGGACGGCGCGCAGCTGCGCTACGTCTCGATTCAGAACTGGGGCAAGGGCGTGACCCACATCCAGCGCCAGCGCGGCGACGTGGGCAAGGACGCCACCCTCAACAGCCTGGTCGTGACGATGGGCGCAACCCTCAGCCGCACCGAGATGCAGAGCTACCTGCGCGGCCAGGGCAGCGACTCCGAGATGCTGGCCCTCTACTTTGCCAACGAGGACCAGCACTTCGACCACTACACCCTCCAGCACCACGCCGCCGCCAACGCGCACAGCGATCTGCTCTACAAGGGCGTCAGCGACGACCAGAGTGTGGGCGTGTTCTCCGGCATGATCAAGGTCGATCTGGGCGCGCAGAAGACCGACGCCTACCAGAAGCACCGTACCCTGATGCTGTCGAGCGAGGCGCAGAACTTCAGCGTGCCTCAGCTGGAGATCAACGCCAACGATGTGCGCTGCTCGCACGGCTCCACCACCGGCCCCGTCGATCAGGAGCAACTCTTCTTCCTGCGCTCGCGCGGCATCCGCGAGGAGCAGGCCGAGAAGATGCTCGTCACCGCTTTCCTGGAAGACGTGCTGGGCCGCGTGCCGCTTCAGAGCGTGGTCAAGTACATCGAAGGCATCATCGCCAAGAAGGTCGGCGCAGCCTAA
- a CDS encoding VOC family protein: MKLNHINLGVTDVPATVALFQDHFGFVPAGGGMPMNDRMAFLRDDAGSLISVFKAKDVTYPKVFHIGFMQNTPQQVRDVHQQLVGAGFTIPEPHENNGRLTFYFDTPGGFVLEVESFFG; the protein is encoded by the coding sequence TTGAAACTCAACCACATTAACCTCGGCGTGACCGACGTCCCCGCAACGGTGGCCCTCTTTCAGGACCACTTCGGCTTTGTCCCGGCGGGCGGCGGTATGCCGATGAACGACCGCATGGCCTTTCTGCGCGACGACGCCGGTTCGCTGATTTCGGTCTTCAAGGCCAAAGACGTGACGTACCCCAAGGTCTTTCACATCGGCTTTATGCAGAACACGCCCCAGCAGGTGCGCGACGTCCACCAGCAGCTCGTGGGCGCGGGCTTCACCATTCCTGAGCCGCACGAGAACAACGGCCGCCTGACGTTTTACTTCGACACGCCCGGCGGCTTCGTGCTGGAAGTCGAATCGTTTTTCGGCTGA
- the sthA gene encoding Si-specific NAD(P)(+) transhydrogenase translates to MTPSPKNSQMLSIATSHDDFTYDLLVIGSGPGGQRAAIQAAKLGKKVAVVERKAVVGGVCINTGTIPSKTFREAIMHLSGYNERGLYGSAYAVKDDITVQDLLLRTSSVMSHELDVVRNQLHRNRIESINAEASFMGPHTVRLRDVRGHGDGWRDVTARHIVVAVGTKAARDPKIPFDGQRIIISDDILDLRELPRTVTVIGGGVIGCEYASMFAALGVRVTLIDKRPRLLEFVDHEITDVLAYQMRQNRMTLRLGEAVKAVEPFTDRLGQRVKVTLASGKEIVSDMVLYSIGRIGATDRLNLEAAGLSADERGRISVNGHYQTSVSHIYAVGDVIGFPSLASVSMEQGRLATCHAFGVPTQSVPELFPYGIYTIPEISTVGKNEEELTSAGVPYEIGKAQYREIARGQIIGDEQGTLKLIFHLDTRELLGVHIIGTGASELIHIGQAVMAFGGTVDYFVNTVFNYPTLAECYKTAAFDGINRLGSAPLLEPKLEPAKEVGEVV, encoded by the coding sequence ATGACACCCAGCCCGAAAAACAGCCAGATGCTGTCCATCGCCACATCCCACGACGACTTTACCTACGACCTGCTGGTGATCGGCTCCGGCCCCGGTGGGCAGCGGGCGGCGATTCAGGCGGCCAAGCTCGGCAAGAAGGTGGCGGTGGTGGAGCGTAAGGCGGTGGTGGGCGGGGTATGCATCAACACCGGCACCATCCCGTCCAAGACCTTCCGCGAGGCGATCATGCATCTCAGCGGCTACAACGAGCGCGGCCTCTACGGCTCCGCCTACGCCGTTAAGGACGACATCACCGTGCAGGACCTGCTGCTCAGGACCTCCAGTGTGATGTCGCACGAGTTGGACGTGGTCCGTAACCAGCTTCACCGCAACCGCATCGAGAGCATCAACGCCGAGGCCTCGTTCATGGGGCCGCATACCGTGCGGCTGCGGGACGTGCGCGGCCACGGCGACGGCTGGCGCGACGTGACGGCGCGCCACATCGTCGTGGCAGTGGGCACCAAGGCGGCCCGCGATCCCAAGATTCCCTTCGACGGCCAGCGCATCATCATCAGTGACGACATCCTTGATCTACGCGAGCTGCCGCGCACCGTGACGGTCATCGGCGGCGGCGTCATCGGCTGCGAGTACGCCAGCATGTTCGCGGCGCTGGGCGTGCGGGTGACGCTCATCGACAAGCGCCCGCGCCTCCTGGAATTTGTGGACCACGAGATCACCGACGTCCTGGCCTACCAGATGCGCCAGAACCGCATGACCCTGCGGCTGGGTGAGGCGGTCAAGGCGGTGGAGCCGTTCACGGACCGCCTGGGTCAGCGCGTCAAGGTGACGCTGGCGAGCGGCAAGGAGATCGTCAGCGACATGGTGCTCTACTCGATTGGCCGCATCGGGGCCACGGACCGCCTCAACCTGGAAGCGGCGGGCCTGAGTGCCGACGAGCGGGGCCGCATCAGCGTCAACGGGCACTACCAGACCAGCGTCAGTCACATCTACGCGGTGGGCGACGTGATCGGCTTCCCCAGCCTGGCCTCGGTGAGCATGGAGCAGGGGCGGCTGGCGACCTGCCACGCTTTCGGGGTGCCCACCCAGAGCGTGCCGGAACTGTTTCCTTACGGCATCTACACCATTCCCGAGATCAGCACGGTGGGCAAGAACGAGGAAGAGCTCACGTCGGCGGGCGTGCCTTACGAGATCGGCAAGGCCCAGTACCGCGAGATCGCGCGTGGCCAGATCATCGGTGACGAGCAGGGCACCCTCAAACTCATTTTCCACCTCGACACCCGCGAACTGCTGGGCGTGCACATCATCGGGACCGGGGCCAGCGAACTCATTCACATCGGGCAGGCGGTGATGGCCTTCGGCGGCACGGTGGACTACTTCGTGAACACGGTCTTCAATTACCCCACCCTGGCCGAGTGCTACAAGACCGCCGCCTTCGACGGCATCAACCGCCTGGGCAGCGCGCCGCTGTTGGAGCCGAAGCTCGAACCGGCCAAGGAAGTGGGGGAAGTGGTGTGA
- a CDS encoding GGDEF domain-containing protein — MSGRLLALPRRTALQEIETNLAQSEVGAADRALLHRDAVYLALDLGEAARAMTHALSALELARACQDGPLQVKAHVALALVQAESYDDLGAGVQFALADQLARRHHDDRGVALIAVNTSHYELERRNYGEAVLLLTRLLRSEHVRGLALPESLGLLTTFHINFVVGAAEALLGGQIPLAEQPEAAGQLRLSAASLRGLEREGGDTPSLEATAVLDALTRYALWQGDLTAARQLADEHVRLTGQADVPLLHGRALLDRSRVRGQTGDLEAAIGDAQQAVGHFRAAANGLWESRARETLAEVYARAGRFEQAFEAQRAVTRGMERLFRDYHQQRALVGQIAQQAREAEVHAQAMAQAALSDPLTGIPNRTQAMQVLARLREQAVGGGPVSAIALMDLDHFKRVNDLYGHLTGDAVLIEVTRLLTAELRSDDVLARLGGEEFVVILAGAALSEAVRLCEHLRDILHRADWEHTAPGLNMTASFGIAVLSGELDLTATLQAADRALYAAKAAGRNAVQVDPQLQVV; from the coding sequence GTGTCAGGCCGCTTGCTGGCCTTGCCCCGGCGAACGGCTCTGCAAGAAATAGAGACGAACCTGGCCCAGTCGGAGGTGGGTGCTGCCGACCGTGCCCTGCTTCACCGCGACGCCGTGTATCTCGCCCTGGATCTGGGAGAAGCTGCACGCGCCATGACGCACGCCCTAAGTGCACTGGAGCTGGCCCGTGCCTGCCAGGACGGTCCCTTGCAGGTCAAGGCGCATGTGGCCCTGGCGCTGGTGCAGGCCGAATCCTACGACGATCTGGGGGCAGGTGTGCAATTTGCGCTGGCCGATCAATTGGCCCGTCGACATCACGATGACCGTGGCGTGGCTTTGATCGCCGTGAACACCTCACACTACGAACTTGAGCGCCGTAATTACGGCGAAGCGGTGCTGCTCCTGACCCGGCTGCTGCGCTCCGAGCATGTCCGGGGGCTGGCGCTGCCCGAGTCGCTCGGTCTGCTGACCACCTTTCACATCAACTTCGTGGTGGGGGCCGCCGAGGCGCTGCTGGGCGGTCAGATCCCACTCGCCGAGCAACCCGAGGCGGCGGGGCAACTGCGGCTCTCGGCGGCGTCCCTGCGTGGTCTGGAGCGTGAGGGCGGCGACACGCCTTCACTGGAAGCCACCGCTGTTCTGGACGCCCTGACCCGCTACGCGCTGTGGCAGGGCGACCTGACGGCGGCCCGGCAACTGGCCGATGAACACGTGCGTCTGACTGGGCAGGCCGACGTGCCGCTGCTGCATGGCCGTGCCCTGCTGGACCGCAGCCGGGTGCGCGGGCAGACCGGCGATCTGGAGGCGGCCATTGGCGACGCTCAGCAGGCCGTTGGGCACTTCAGGGCGGCAGCCAACGGCTTGTGGGAGAGCCGCGCCCGCGAAACGCTGGCCGAGGTTTACGCCCGGGCTGGACGCTTTGAACAGGCATTCGAGGCGCAGCGGGCGGTGACGCGCGGGATGGAGCGGCTGTTTCGCGATTACCATCAGCAGCGTGCCCTGGTCGGTCAGATCGCCCAGCAGGCCCGCGAGGCTGAGGTGCACGCCCAGGCGATGGCGCAGGCGGCCCTGAGCGATCCTTTGACCGGCATCCCCAACCGGACCCAGGCGATGCAGGTGCTGGCCCGACTGCGCGAGCAGGCGGTGGGCGGCGGGCCGGTGAGTGCCATTGCGCTCATGGACCTCGACCATTTCAAGCGTGTCAATGATCTGTACGGGCATCTCACTGGAGACGCCGTGCTGATCGAGGTCACGCGCCTGCTGACGGCAGAGTTGCGCAGTGACGACGTGCTGGCCCGGCTGGGCGGCGAGGAGTTCGTGGTGATCCTCGCCGGAGCGGCGCTCAGTGAGGCCGTGCGCCTCTGCGAGCATCTGCGCGATATCCTGCACCGCGCCGACTGGGAACATACCGCGCCGGGGCTGAACATGACCGCCAGCTTCGGAATCGCCGTGCTGAGCGGCGAGCTTGACCTGACGGCCACGTTGCAGGCCGCAGACCGTGCTCTCTACGCGGCCAAGGCGGCTGGGCGCAACGCCGTGCAGGTCGATCCCCAACTGCAAGTCGTCTGA
- a CDS encoding plasmid pRiA4b ORF-3 family protein, translated as MTRTRTQSRGMCRNCGYIGTKASMTKHQAVCEARSSGSQGEHEVYRLRVSGSLRPQYWLDVDMPVNATLDDLDGFLRGIWLDCCGHLSEFTIGPQDDDNFDPFKPPRRGKPPTLNKLLSVGDKFGYTYDFGSSTELKVHVQARETVGGQAQEKVRLLARNLPPALACSECGVPAQWVHSWDDDEETDGLTFSCNKHGKRTRDEQLPVVNSPRMGMCGYEGGNDDTWPPADPGTAVEPARAPRKASPEQIGVSQMLKSGQRTEEAELRAFLQQALPQDNADDEDLLVEAQALPLKAEAVWIVAVQELPDVLPPEEGLASVVLVLDAASGRIVSSEVMTDAAPGDVQDALLLAMLEPHDETTVPQRPGQILTPDGALAWTLHTNLAGLGVKVEQREIPGLEELLGELAAQMSGDLAEMQAGQQPRSFLDTASGDEVRNLLQAFGRFMRVRPWQNFTADKPLRASWVNPDGSAGQLYATVMGELGEVHGLALYPDWLNFIKHLNNGFDPELVMLATGGLESLTFSAEDEFAPDDWARLRVVGLPAKAKAGPALMRIGPYGRQVPLTPLRPLIAVLNILSERAERKQGKVTSLKSEQDGVKVQFPATAQGDLSDAEKAGHVVVRLHAGSFSPQPDGGEIVLTGPPELLLRPAFAEARRVLMQQDGRVHIPFNLESSDEFLEDGGFFGDLHVRVWDRGIGSPALTLAHLTRLGLLTDSLGTRVEATLQPGEVGGLRVEWRALPPSSEGSRDRLSN; from the coding sequence ATGACCAGAACCCGGACCCAGTCGCGTGGGATGTGTCGCAACTGCGGTTATATCGGCACCAAGGCCAGCATGACCAAGCACCAGGCCGTGTGTGAGGCGCGCTCCAGCGGTAGTCAGGGTGAGCACGAGGTTTACCGCCTGCGCGTCAGTGGCAGTCTTCGCCCGCAGTACTGGCTGGACGTGGACATGCCGGTCAATGCCACACTGGACGATCTGGATGGTTTTCTGCGGGGCATCTGGCTGGACTGCTGCGGGCACCTGAGCGAGTTTACGATTGGCCCCCAGGACGACGACAATTTCGACCCGTTCAAGCCGCCCAGAAGGGGTAAGCCACCCACGCTGAACAAACTGCTGAGTGTGGGCGACAAGTTCGGCTACACCTACGATTTTGGCAGCAGCACTGAGCTGAAGGTGCATGTGCAGGCCCGCGAGACGGTGGGTGGTCAGGCGCAGGAGAAGGTGAGGCTGCTGGCCCGCAACCTGCCCCCGGCGCTGGCCTGTTCCGAGTGCGGCGTACCGGCCCAGTGGGTTCACAGCTGGGACGATGACGAGGAAACGGACGGGCTGACGTTCTCCTGCAACAAGCACGGAAAACGCACCCGCGACGAGCAACTGCCAGTGGTCAATTCGCCGCGCATGGGTATGTGCGGTTACGAGGGCGGCAATGACGATACCTGGCCACCCGCCGACCCCGGCACCGCAGTTGAACCTGCCAGAGCGCCCAGGAAGGCCAGCCCCGAACAGATCGGAGTGTCGCAGATGCTCAAGTCCGGTCAGCGCACCGAGGAAGCAGAGCTGAGGGCTTTTCTGCAACAGGCACTCCCACAGGACAATGCGGACGACGAAGATTTGCTGGTCGAGGCCCAGGCACTGCCGCTCAAGGCGGAAGCGGTCTGGATCGTGGCGGTTCAGGAGTTGCCGGACGTGCTGCCGCCGGAGGAGGGTCTGGCCAGCGTGGTGCTGGTGCTGGACGCAGCCAGTGGGCGAATCGTCTCCAGTGAAGTCATGACCGATGCGGCCCCAGGCGACGTACAAGACGCGCTGCTGCTGGCCATGCTGGAGCCACACGACGAAACAACCGTGCCGCAGCGTCCGGGGCAGATTCTCACGCCAGATGGGGCGCTGGCCTGGACGCTGCACACCAATCTGGCGGGGCTGGGCGTCAAGGTGGAGCAGCGCGAGATTCCTGGCCTGGAGGAGCTGCTGGGCGAGCTGGCGGCGCAGATGTCGGGTGACTTGGCCGAGATGCAGGCCGGGCAGCAGCCGCGCTCCTTCCTGGACACGGCGTCCGGTGATGAGGTGAGGAATCTGCTGCAAGCGTTCGGGCGCTTCATGCGGGTCAGGCCCTGGCAGAACTTCACGGCAGACAAACCGCTGCGGGCCAGTTGGGTCAACCCCGACGGCAGCGCTGGGCAACTCTACGCCACGGTGATGGGCGAGCTGGGCGAGGTTCACGGGCTGGCGCTCTATCCCGACTGGCTGAATTTTATCAAGCACCTCAACAACGGCTTCGACCCCGAGCTGGTGATGCTGGCGACAGGTGGTCTAGAGAGCCTGACGTTCAGTGCCGAAGACGAATTTGCCCCGGATGACTGGGCGCGGCTGCGGGTGGTAGGGTTGCCCGCCAAAGCCAAGGCTGGCCCCGCCTTGATGCGGATTGGGCCATATGGCCGTCAAGTGCCGCTGACCCCACTGCGCCCACTGATCGCCGTGCTGAATATCCTCTCGGAGCGGGCCGAGCGCAAGCAGGGGAAGGTCACCTCGCTGAAGAGCGAGCAGGACGGCGTGAAGGTACAGTTTCCGGCCACGGCCCAGGGCGACCTGAGCGATGCCGAGAAAGCAGGTCACGTGGTGGTGCGCCTGCATGCTGGCTCATTCAGTCCCCAGCCAGACGGCGGCGAGATCGTCCTGACTGGCCCGCCGGAGCTGCTGCTGCGGCCCGCTTTTGCCGAAGCGCGGCGTGTGCTGATGCAGCAAGATGGACGGGTACACATCCCATTCAATCTGGAATCCTCGGACGAGTTTCTGGAAGACGGGGGGTTCTTCGGCGATTTGCATGTCAGGGTCTGGGACCGTGGGATTGGTTCGCCCGCCCTCACGCTGGCGCACCTGACCCGGCTGGGTCTCCTGACCGACAGCCTCGGCACGCGGGTTGAGGCGACCCTTCAACCTGGCGAGGTGGGTGGTCTGCGTGTGGAGTGGCGCGCTCTGCCGCCATCGTCTGAGGGGAGCAGAGACCGATTGTCAAATTGA